From a region of the Syngnathoides biaculeatus isolate LvHL_M chromosome 2, ASM1980259v1, whole genome shotgun sequence genome:
- the LOC133514052 gene encoding monocarboxylate transporter 1-like, which translates to MPPPVGGPAGYTPPEGGWGWAVVVGAFISIGFSYAFPKSITVFFKDIEVIFNATPSQVSWISSIMLAVMYAGGPISSILVNRFGSRPIILLGGCLAGSGLVAASFCNTVPQLYFFIGVVGGLGLAFNLNPALTMIGKYFYKRRPIANGIAMAGSPVFLSTLAPLNSWLYDEFGWRGSFLILGGLLLNCCVAGSLMRPIGPKPRPPEPDPAAPKKTALQTVNSFIDLTLFKHRGFLLYLMGNVVMFFGLFAPLVFLSNFAKSKDVSKEKAAFLLSVLAFVDMFARPSMGLLANTKWVRPRVQYFFAAAVLYNGVCHVMAPLSEDYTGFVVYAVFFGFAFGWLSSVLFETLMDLVGAQRFSSAVGLVTIVECAPVLLGPPLTGSFYSYYQHYNYTYISSGVILIVASLFLFVGMGINYRLLAREKKAEEKGERREAEEERAAMLASASPSKGPAADEDARAAPDDPPDAGKPDEDSKVDENTV; encoded by the exons ATGCCTCCGCCAGTGGGGGGCCCCGCAGGATACACCCCTCCCGAGGGCGGCTGGGGCTGGGCCGTGGTCGTGGGGGCGTTCATCTCCATCGGCTTCTCCTACGCGTTCCCCAAATCGATCACGGTATTCTTCAAGGACATCGAGGTGATCTTCAACGCCACCCCCAGCCAAGTGTCCTGGATCTCGTCCATCATGTTAGCGGTCATGTATGCAGGAG GTCCGATCAGCAGCATCCTGGTGAACAGATTCGGCAGTCGACCCATCATCCTGCTGGGCGGCTGCCTGGCCGGCTCGGGACTGGTCGCCGCCTCCTTCTGCAACACGGTGCCGCAGCTCTACTTCTTCATCGGCGTGGTCGGAG GATTAGGACTGGCGTTCAACCTCAATCCGGCCCTCACGATGATCGGCAAGTACTTCTACAAGCGGCGACCCATCGCCAACGGCATCGCCATGGCCGGCAGCCCGGTCTTCCTGTCCACGCTGGCCCCGCTCAACTCGTGGCTGTACGACGAGTTCGGCTGGAGGGGCAGCTTCCTCATCCTGGGGGGGCTCCTGCTCAACTGCTGCGTGGCCGGCTCGCTCATGCGCCCCATCGGACCCAAACCGCGGCCCCCCGAGCCCGACCCGGCGGCCCCCAAGAAGACGGCGCTGCAGACCGTCAACTCCTTCATCGACTTGACGCTCTTCAAGCACCGCGGCTTCCTGCTCTACTTGATGGGCAACGTGGTCATGTTCTTCGGACTCTTCGCGCCGCTCGTCTTCCTGTCCAACTTCGCCAAGAGCAAAGACGTCAGCAAGGAGAAGGCGGCCTTCCTGCTCTCCGTGCTGGCGTTCGTCGACATGTTCGCCCGGCCCTCCATGGGCCTGCTGGCCAACACCAAGTGGGTCCGACCCCGGGTGCAGTACTTcttcgccgccgccgtcctctACAACGGCGTGTGCCACGTGATGGCCCCGCTCTCCGAAGACTACACGGGGTTCGTGGTATACGCCGTCTTCTTCGGCTTCGCCTTCGGCTGGCTGAGCTCGGTGCTCTTCGAGACGCTGATGGACCTGGTGGGCGCGCAGAGGTTCTCGTCCGCCGTGGGCCTGGTCACCATCGTGGAGTGCGCCCCCGTCTTGCTCGGCCCCCCGCTGACAG GAAGCTTCTACAGCTACTACCAACATTACAACTACACGTACATCTCGTCCGGCGTCATCCTCATCGTGGCCAGCCTCTTCCTGTTCGTGGGGATGGGCATCAACTACAGGCTGCTGGCGCGCGAGAAGAAGGCCGAGGAGAAGGGGGAGCGGCGGGAGGCCGAGGAGGAGCGCGCCGCCATGCTGGCCTCCGCCTCGCCCTCCAAGGGCCCCGCCGCGGACGAGGACGCCCGCGCCGCACCCGACGATCCGCCCGACGCCGGAAAACCGGACGAGGATTCCAAGGTGGACGAGAACACAGTATAG